In Paenibacillus hexagrammi, the following are encoded in one genomic region:
- a CDS encoding asparagine synthase-related protein, giving the protein MSAIAGIFSYNKEAISSDSLDKMMQHLQKYPADSAGLWQGQGSYVSLLCHAQWVTPESVGESMPVYDSDHKIAITADVIIDNREELFERLHIGQAYRKRMTDAELLIRAYVKWGQDSPQYILGDYAYVLWDENKGLLFGARDLLGNRTLYYMEHQGRFACCTVVQPLLDLPGYKTELNESWLAEFLAIPIILDTVDAKATVYKDIYLLPPAHTFTVSQGTLRVRQFGSLQPCGSPLKLKSNMEYEEAFREVFQQAVSSKLRTFRQVGASLSGGLDSGAVVSFASEPLRQAGKQLLAFSYIPPSDFVDWTSRRMMANETPYIQAIANHVGNIKTNYLDFPERSSFDDVDDILDLMEAPYKFIENSFWIKGILEHAQKSDVGVLLNGSRGNYTISWGPAYDYYGQLLRKFKWNRLHNELKYYSRQHQVRRSRSLPIIAKLAFPFLSRFLSLLANRISPG; this is encoded by the coding sequence ATGAGCGCAATAGCAGGTATTTTCTCCTACAACAAAGAGGCTATCTCAAGTGACTCATTGGATAAGATGATGCAGCACCTGCAGAAATATCCGGCTGATTCTGCAGGATTATGGCAGGGGCAGGGTTCCTACGTATCTTTGCTCTGCCATGCACAATGGGTGACCCCTGAATCTGTAGGAGAGAGCATGCCGGTTTACGATTCTGATCATAAGATCGCCATCACAGCCGACGTGATCATCGACAATAGGGAAGAATTGTTTGAACGATTACATATTGGTCAAGCCTATCGGAAGCGAATGACAGATGCTGAGCTGCTTATTCGAGCATATGTCAAATGGGGACAGGATTCTCCTCAATATATTTTGGGCGACTATGCGTATGTCTTATGGGATGAGAACAAGGGGCTGTTGTTTGGCGCTCGGGACCTGTTAGGAAATCGAACTTTATATTATATGGAGCATCAAGGACGATTTGCTTGCTGTACCGTAGTTCAGCCGCTGCTGGATCTGCCCGGATACAAAACAGAATTAAACGAGTCTTGGTTGGCTGAATTTTTAGCTATTCCTATTATCTTAGATACCGTTGACGCGAAAGCAACCGTGTACAAGGACATCTACCTGCTGCCGCCGGCCCATACGTTCACCGTCTCACAGGGAACCCTGCGAGTACGTCAATTCGGGAGTCTGCAGCCCTGTGGTTCACCGCTTAAGCTTAAGTCCAATATGGAGTATGAGGAGGCTTTTCGCGAGGTGTTCCAACAAGCGGTTTCATCCAAGCTGCGGACCTTCCGCCAAGTTGGAGCTAGCTTGAGCGGCGGTCTGGACTCAGGAGCTGTCGTCAGCTTCGCCTCCGAGCCTCTGCGTCAAGCTGGCAAACAGCTGCTTGCTTTCAGCTACATTCCTCCCAGCGATTTTGTGGATTGGACCTCCAGGCGCATGATGGCTAATGAAACCCCCTATATTCAGGCCATTGCCAATCATGTCGGCAATATCAAGACGAACTACCTGGACTTCCCTGAGCGCAGTTCATTTGACGATGTGGATGATATCCTTGATCTCATGGAGGCCCCCTATAAATTCATTGAAAATTCATTCTGGATAAAAGGCATACTGGAGCATGCTCAAAAATCTGATGTTGGCGTACTGTTAAACGGCTCACGGGGAAACTACACGATATCCTGGGGACCCGCTTACGACTATTATGGGCAGCTTTTGAGGAAATTTAAATGGAACCGCTTACACAATGAGCTTAAATACTATTCTCGGCAGCATCAGGTTCGTAGGTCCCGGTCCTTGCCCATCATCGCCAAGCTGGCTTTTCCCTTCTTATCGCGATTCCTTTCTCTTCTAGCAAATCGGATTTCCCCAGGCTAA
- a CDS encoding ABC transporter ATP-binding protein — translation MAQLLIYVKKFHAFAGPRLYINQLGMMLSSVLDGIGILLLIPMLSLLGLKGAEGSPSSYFAFILGRLRHLSDSLQLSVIVGLFMVLLVLQASMQRYLSHRSISMEQQFIRHVRTEVYESLLFANWPFFLTKRKSDFTHAMTQELPRISYGIFTFLQIITTFVYTAVQIGIALWLSVTLTLLVLLCGLMLGMISRRSVARSRACGNEATTLMQSYMAGMTEHFQGIKEIKSNMSENRHADWFRSLCLRMERNMVRFSHLQADSQYFYKLASGVCIAVFLLCALLVFHVQTATLLLVVLICSRLWPKFSALQTGWENLAQTLPAFQTLADLQKQAEGSREFDLHELELAPGADRSFRIQQGIECRSVSYRYDLQSSSYALSCVDAYIPAHHMVAIVGKSGAGKSTLIDLLIGLIQPQQGEVLVDGMPLRECSAMFRSAISYVPQDPFLFHMSLRENLCMGAPNATDDQLWEALRFSAADEFVRQLPDGLETMLGDRGVRLSGGERQRIVLARAILRKPSVLILDEATSALDSENETKIQEALERIRGSMTVIVIAHRLSTIRTADHIIVMEKGAIVQQGSYQLLAHAAGGTFSELINYHDRALQI, via the coding sequence ATGGCGCAGCTACTCATCTATGTTAAAAAATTTCATGCATTTGCAGGGCCAAGGCTGTATATAAACCAGCTGGGGATGATGCTGAGCAGTGTGCTCGATGGAATCGGCATCCTATTATTAATACCGATGCTAAGTTTATTGGGGCTAAAAGGGGCCGAGGGATCCCCAAGCTCTTACTTCGCTTTTATCCTTGGACGCTTGCGTCACCTTTCCGACTCCCTTCAGCTATCGGTTATTGTTGGCCTGTTTATGGTACTTCTCGTGCTTCAAGCTTCCATGCAGCGGTATCTATCCCATCGCAGTATAAGTATGGAGCAGCAGTTTATCCGCCATGTACGGACGGAAGTGTATGAGTCTTTGCTCTTCGCTAATTGGCCGTTCTTTCTTACCAAGAGAAAATCCGATTTTACACATGCGATGACACAGGAATTGCCGCGGATCAGCTATGGAATTTTTACGTTTTTACAAATCATTACAACGTTCGTGTATACGGCCGTTCAGATTGGAATTGCCTTATGGCTGTCCGTGACACTAACGCTGCTTGTCCTGCTCTGCGGCTTGATGCTAGGTATGATCTCCCGCAGGTCTGTTGCCAGATCCAGGGCTTGTGGAAATGAAGCTACTACACTTATGCAAAGCTATATGGCGGGGATGACAGAGCATTTTCAAGGGATCAAGGAAATTAAAAGTAACATGTCGGAGAATCGGCATGCCGATTGGTTTCGTTCGCTATGCTTGCGAATGGAGCGTAATATGGTCCGGTTCAGCCATCTTCAAGCCGATTCCCAATATTTCTATAAGCTGGCATCAGGAGTATGTATCGCTGTATTCTTGCTTTGTGCGCTGCTTGTCTTTCATGTGCAAACCGCGACGTTACTACTAGTCGTTCTGATATGCTCCCGCTTATGGCCTAAATTCTCCGCTCTTCAGACCGGATGGGAGAATTTGGCCCAAACACTGCCTGCTTTCCAAACCTTGGCGGATTTGCAAAAGCAAGCCGAAGGAAGCAGAGAATTTGACCTTCACGAGCTGGAACTAGCGCCCGGAGCCGACCGTTCTTTTCGCATCCAGCAAGGTATAGAATGCCGGTCTGTCAGCTACCGATATGATCTTCAAAGCAGCTCTTATGCACTTTCTTGTGTAGATGCGTACATACCGGCTCATCATATGGTTGCGATAGTCGGCAAATCAGGAGCAGGCAAAAGCACACTGATTGACCTTCTGATCGGACTCATTCAGCCTCAGCAAGGCGAGGTGCTCGTCGATGGCATGCCGCTGCGCGAATGCTCCGCGATGTTCCGCAGCGCCATCAGTTATGTCCCGCAGGATCCTTTTTTGTTTCACATGAGCCTTAGGGAAAATCTATGTATGGGTGCTCCAAATGCGACCGATGATCAGCTTTGGGAGGCCCTACGCTTTAGCGCGGCTGATGAATTTGTCAGACAGCTGCCGGATGGGCTGGAGACGATGCTTGGGGACAGGGGGGTGAGGTTGTCCGGAGGGGAACGCCAACGAATCGTATTGGCAAGAGCCATCCTGCGGAAGCCTTCCGTTTTGATTCTTGATGAAGCCACCAGCGCGTTAGACAGTGAGAATGAAACGAAAATACAGGAAGCGCTTGAACGAATTCGAGGCAGCATGACCGTTATCGTCATCGCTCATCGACTTTCTACGATCCGTACTGCCGATCATATTATTGTGATGGAGAAGGGAGCTATTGTACAACAAGGCAGCTATCAACTCCTCGCCCATGCAGCAGGAGGTACGTTTAGCGAATTGATCAATTACCACGACAGGGCTTTGCAAATCTGA
- a CDS encoding HPr kinase/phosphorylase: MRTLVYRAFGFNMASEIPLPEVLLISHEHVQPDVRIMLGDLQDIWNEYGKQGEYYAYLDEQFLLYVPEIAIFSVRGGEEITVSPLNGAKEHQIRLYLLGTCMGAILMQKRILPLHGSAVVIDGKGYAFIGESGAGKSTLACGLIQRGYSLLSDDVIAISWGGPDRQIPIVIPSYPQQKLWQESFDYLGMSPADCENLYETKYALPVPQVFQSDRIPLGGIFELNKSDQSGIQIKACSGLQCLPILHMHTYRNFLLPLLAKNNGTSRKYPS; encoded by the coding sequence ATGCGGACACTTGTTTACCGTGCTTTTGGTTTCAATATGGCTAGCGAAATTCCTTTACCCGAAGTATTGCTGATCAGCCATGAACATGTTCAACCTGATGTACGCATCATGCTCGGTGATTTACAAGATATCTGGAACGAGTATGGGAAGCAGGGGGAATATTACGCTTATCTGGACGAGCAATTCCTATTGTATGTGCCCGAGATTGCGATATTCAGTGTAAGAGGAGGCGAAGAGATTACCGTTTCTCCTTTAAATGGGGCGAAGGAGCATCAGATCCGGCTTTATCTGCTTGGGACATGTATGGGGGCTATCCTCATGCAAAAACGGATTCTGCCGCTTCACGGCAGTGCGGTCGTCATTGACGGTAAAGGCTATGCCTTTATCGGGGAGTCGGGAGCGGGGAAATCAACGTTAGCCTGCGGCCTTATTCAAAGGGGCTATTCCCTCCTGAGTGATGATGTCATTGCGATCTCCTGGGGAGGTCCCGACCGGCAGATTCCGATCGTCATTCCCTCCTACCCACAGCAAAAGCTGTGGCAGGAAAGCTTCGATTATCTAGGAATGTCGCCAGCAGATTGCGAAAACCTCTACGAAACGAAATATGCTTTGCCGGTACCTCAAGTCTTTCAAAGTGATCGAATCCCGCTCGGCGGTATTTTTGAATTAAACAAATCGGACCAGAGCGGCATACAAATCAAGGCATGCAGCGGACTGCAATGTCTTCCCATTTTACATATGCATACCTATAGAAACTTTTTGCTGCCCCTTTTGGCAAAGAACAATGGCACTTCTCGGAAATATCCCAGCTAA
- a CDS encoding helix-turn-helix domain-containing protein, giving the protein MKTQEIVVKKVKVWLEAEGKSYQWLADELELSKGMVGHLLSGKRVLQPHYIEQIAKLMDIQLVDLLRDETLETGLLTVHLRGSISNRRSKRELDSLLFAIEDYIGLKDQVKG; this is encoded by the coding sequence ATGAAAACACAGGAAATTGTAGTTAAAAAGGTTAAGGTTTGGTTGGAAGCAGAAGGGAAATCTTATCAATGGTTGGCTGATGAATTGGAGCTAAGTAAAGGGATGGTAGGACATCTGTTGTCAGGAAAGCGAGTATTACAGCCCCATTACATTGAACAAATCGCAAAATTAATGGATATCCAATTAGTGGATCTTCTTCGGGATGAAACGCTAGAAACAGGATTATTGACTGTTCATTTAAGAGGAAGTATTTCTAATCGTCGGTCCAAAAGAGAACTGGATTCTTTACTATTTGCTATTGAAGATTATATAGGTTTGAAAGATCAGGTGAAAGGATGA
- a CDS encoding ImmA/IrrE family metallo-endopeptidase yields MNHREKAEKIAEVYAASFLKDAIGHDLFIGSHIERLLADKVNLIYQYVEDENYFGAAIKHQNGEQFVVLNTFHSLRARYFTAAHELWHLSEGSLMQDENFDHERAADRFAAAIMLPKALIMELWNKFRKQGDEAAILQIADLADVPYMTVVRRLSELGENVLPVKKITEMEWITVRSELGFPISASDYSSKDTRFVAYEHAVKENVEKKGLDILIAANKLSKFAPKLAEQYQHAALSRGHVDEDES; encoded by the coding sequence ATGAATCATAGAGAAAAAGCTGAAAAAATTGCCGAGGTGTACGCCGCGAGTTTTTTAAAAGACGCTATAGGTCATGATTTATTCATAGGTTCACATATTGAACGCTTACTTGCTGATAAAGTTAACTTGATATATCAATATGTAGAAGATGAAAATTACTTTGGTGCAGCAATTAAACATCAGAATGGTGAACAGTTTGTTGTCTTAAATACTTTTCATTCATTACGAGCACGATATTTTACAGCCGCTCATGAACTGTGGCATTTATCAGAAGGAAGTCTGATGCAAGATGAAAATTTTGATCATGAACGTGCAGCGGATCGATTTGCAGCAGCAATAATGTTACCTAAGGCCCTCATCATGGAATTATGGAATAAGTTTAGAAAACAAGGTGACGAAGCAGCTATTCTTCAAATTGCTGACCTTGCAGACGTTCCTTACATGACGGTAGTACGAAGATTAAGTGAACTTGGTGAGAATGTACTACCAGTTAAAAAAATTACCGAAATGGAATGGATAACAGTACGAAGTGAATTAGGTTTTCCAATCTCGGCTTCAGATTATTCTAGCAAGGACACACGATTTGTAGCGTATGAGCATGCAGTAAAAGAAAATGTAGAGAAAAAAGGGTTAGATATTCTTATAGCAGCAAATAAACTTTCGAAGTTTGCTCCCAAGCTTGCAGAACAATATCAACATGCGGCTCTCTCTAGGGGGCATGTTGATGAAGACGAATCGTAA
- a CDS encoding helix-turn-helix domain-containing protein — MAIIIHIDVMLAKRKMSVTELSELVGITMANLSVLKNGKAKAIRFSTLEAICKALDCQPGDILEYRFEEESLE, encoded by the coding sequence ATGGCGATTATCATCCATATTGATGTGATGCTGGCAAAACGTAAAATGAGTGTAACCGAACTATCGGAGTTAGTTGGGATTACCATGGCGAACCTTTCTGTCTTGAAAAACGGAAAAGCAAAAGCAATTCGCTTTTCGACGCTTGAAGCGATCTGCAAAGCGCTCGATTGTCAGCCCGGCGATATATTGGAGTATAGATTTGAAGAGGAAAGCCTGGAGTGA
- a CDS encoding paeninodin family lasso peptide, producing MNEQLKKTWNEPALEVLDVSMTMGGPNGCVPDKNGKGSNNRDCKPDAS from the coding sequence ATGAATGAACAGCTGAAAAAAACCTGGAATGAGCCTGCTCTGGAAGTCCTGGACGTCTCTATGACAATGGGAGGACCGAACGGTTGTGTTCCTGACAAAAACGGCAAGGGCAGCAATAATCGCGACTGCAAGCCGGATGCTTCCTAA
- a CDS encoding DUF6526 family protein translates to MSSSKPEQNYNNHKQFVPIVHFFLMPLSLVTAIGSLVYAGLQIAGGNAVFASLLLLFLSIMMLLLILVSRSVGLKVQDRVIRTEEDLRHYKLTGRWIDPSLTIPQLIALRFASDEEFPPLCEQAVKENLKPDAIKRSIRSWRADHQRV, encoded by the coding sequence GTGAGTAGCTCAAAGCCTGAGCAAAATTATAACAACCATAAACAGTTCGTGCCGATTGTCCATTTTTTCCTGATGCCTTTAAGCCTAGTGACAGCGATAGGTTCCCTTGTGTATGCAGGGCTTCAAATCGCAGGAGGAAATGCTGTGTTTGCCTCCTTGCTGCTGCTATTTCTGAGCATCATGATGCTCTTGCTGATCTTAGTGTCCCGCAGCGTAGGACTAAAGGTTCAGGATCGCGTTATTCGCACGGAAGAGGATCTTCGTCACTATAAACTCACTGGTAGGTGGATCGATCCTAGCCTAACGATTCCACAGCTCATTGCCCTGCGCTTCGCAAGCGATGAGGAGTTCCCTCCTTTGTGCGAACAGGCAGTGAAAGAAAATTTGAAGCCCGACGCTATCAAAAGATCCATTAGATCGTGGAGGGCAGACCATCAACGCGTTTAG
- a CDS encoding ABC transporter ATP-binding protein has product MNAAQPTQNEDRHRAPLIQVEGLFKRYGDFNAVNGINFEVRQGEVFGLLGPNGAGKTTTMEMIEGLRKPDGGTALVAGYDTQKDLNKVKEVIGVQLQSTSLFELLTVREIMKMYASFYRKSLPIEPLLEQMILADKAKGRVKHLSGGQKQRLAIALALLNDPKVVFLDEPTTGLDPQARRTLWDIILRMKEQGKTVVLSTHYMDEAHALCDRICLMDQGEIIALDTPRNLVRSLQSDSAIEFRVIAEALEEEELLGQLRDLSEVKQAESRGDVVTLYTDHLQASLLAFMQFANQNELAFSDLQTRTATLEDVFLHMTGRSLREA; this is encoded by the coding sequence ATGAACGCTGCTCAGCCCACCCAGAATGAAGATCGGCATCGTGCCCCCCTCATACAAGTTGAGGGTTTGTTTAAGCGCTACGGTGATTTTAATGCGGTCAACGGTATTAACTTTGAAGTTCGGCAAGGGGAAGTGTTTGGGTTGCTTGGTCCCAACGGTGCGGGAAAGACAACGACCATGGAGATGATCGAGGGGCTTCGTAAGCCGGATGGCGGGACAGCTCTGGTTGCTGGCTACGATACGCAAAAGGATCTGAACAAGGTAAAGGAAGTTATCGGAGTGCAGCTGCAATCCACTTCCTTGTTCGAACTTTTAACCGTACGTGAGATTATGAAGATGTACGCCAGCTTTTACCGGAAATCGCTGCCCATTGAGCCTCTTCTTGAGCAAATGATCCTAGCTGACAAGGCAAAGGGACGGGTCAAGCACTTGTCGGGCGGACAGAAACAGCGGCTTGCTATCGCCCTGGCCCTGCTGAATGATCCGAAGGTTGTCTTTCTCGACGAGCCGACTACGGGACTTGATCCACAAGCCCGCCGTACGCTATGGGACATTATTCTGCGCATGAAGGAGCAGGGGAAGACCGTTGTACTGAGTACCCACTATATGGATGAGGCCCATGCGTTATGTGACCGGATATGCCTGATGGACCAGGGGGAAATCATCGCTCTGGATACGCCAAGGAATCTTGTTCGCAGCCTTCAGTCCGATAGCGCCATCGAATTCCGGGTTATTGCTGAAGCCTTGGAGGAGGAGGAGCTTCTAGGCCAGTTGCGGGATCTATCCGAGGTGAAACAAGCGGAGTCGAGAGGTGACGTCGTGACCTTGTATACGGACCATTTGCAAGCGTCGCTCCTGGCATTTATGCAATTTGCCAACCAGAATGAATTGGCTTTTTCGGATTTGCAGACACGTACGGCTACGTTAGAGGATGTCTTTTTACATATGACCGGAAGGAGCCTTCGAGAAGCATGA
- a CDS encoding asparagine synthase-related protein: MSNHQGVSSTKLSLRYGLWERDPTCDARVVRFCLSLPLEQYVQNGVSRSLIRRSTNGYLPDEVRMNQRIYGIQGADWIHRVLPSWGVVSEEVQALCRDSFLAGLLHIDQIQASLAKIGPQPKPEQAYDPHVKIIMQASIVARFLKRMM; encoded by the coding sequence GTGTCTAATCATCAAGGCGTCTCTTCAACCAAGCTGTCCTTGCGATATGGGCTATGGGAAAGGGACCCTACCTGTGACGCCAGAGTTGTCCGTTTCTGTCTGTCCCTGCCTTTGGAGCAATATGTTCAAAACGGTGTGTCCCGCTCGCTCATTCGAAGATCCACAAACGGCTATTTGCCAGACGAGGTGCGCATGAATCAGCGGATATATGGGATTCAAGGGGCCGACTGGATTCATCGTGTTCTGCCTTCATGGGGAGTGGTATCCGAGGAAGTCCAAGCGTTATGCCGGGACAGTTTCCTGGCAGGTCTGCTCCATATCGATCAAATCCAAGCATCTCTGGCGAAAATAGGACCTCAGCCCAAGCCGGAGCAGGCATATGACCCTCATGTGAAGATCATCATGCAGGCTTCAATAGTGGCTCGATTTTTAAAAAGAATGATGTAG
- a CDS encoding ABC transporter permease has product MSAYLQLTLAQLRVFSRNRSVIFFSLLFPILLMVALGSLLGGGNSVSVTAAVVDEDRTADSRELIDSVKALQVVDVDEKLDQSQAMDALKKGDLQLVVVIPKDYSTSVKTADTITQLPVYYDETNIAATQLGLQLVNQAADQISKKLIQYKQTLTVKPIGIQAIKLAYIDFLVPGIVSMMIMTSNLNGVSGQIAAWRERGILRRMQSTTLKASTFISAQISARLLLNGLQALIVLLIAYLFFDVQVRGSWLLLIAGVVLGTLTFMSIGFIIASIAKTPESAGPIAGFISFPLLFVGNVFFPIKNMPELLQPVVKLLPITHLSTLLRQVMNVGADLTTLWPEFALLSGWMIVAFLIASYTFKWE; this is encoded by the coding sequence ATGAGTGCTTATTTGCAATTAACGCTTGCCCAGCTTCGTGTTTTTTCCCGCAATCGATCTGTGATCTTCTTTTCCCTCTTATTTCCGATTCTGCTTATGGTGGCGCTAGGCTCATTGCTTGGCGGGGGGAACAGCGTTTCCGTAACGGCTGCTGTAGTTGATGAAGACAGGACCGCGGATTCACGGGAGTTGATCGACTCCGTAAAAGCTCTTCAAGTTGTGGATGTCGATGAGAAACTGGACCAAAGCCAGGCTATGGATGCCTTGAAGAAAGGGGATCTGCAGCTCGTTGTCGTCATACCCAAAGATTACAGTACATCTGTAAAGACTGCCGATACGATCACCCAGCTGCCAGTATACTACGATGAGACGAACATAGCTGCCACTCAATTAGGCCTTCAATTAGTCAATCAAGCAGCCGACCAGATCAGCAAGAAGCTCATTCAGTATAAGCAAACGTTAACCGTTAAACCTATCGGTATTCAAGCGATTAAACTCGCCTATATTGATTTTTTGGTACCTGGTATCGTATCGATGATGATTATGACCTCGAACTTAAACGGTGTTTCCGGACAAATCGCGGCCTGGAGAGAGCGGGGAATCCTTCGCCGGATGCAAAGTACAACACTTAAGGCTTCGACCTTTATCTCAGCACAGATTAGCGCAAGACTGTTGCTGAATGGTCTGCAAGCACTCATCGTCCTGCTCATCGCCTATTTGTTTTTCGATGTACAGGTTCGCGGCTCGTGGCTGCTGCTAATTGCCGGTGTAGTTTTAGGCACATTGACCTTCATGTCCATTGGCTTTATCATCGCCAGTATTGCTAAGACACCGGAGAGTGCAGGACCGATTGCCGGATTTATTTCTTTCCCGCTGTTATTTGTGGGTAACGTCTTCTTTCCAATCAAGAACATGCCGGAGCTGCTTCAGCCTGTGGTGAAACTGCTGCCGATTACGCATCTATCTACGCTACTCAGGCAGGTCATGAACGTGGGTGCCGACTTAACGACCCTATGGCCAGAGTTCGCACTGCTCAGCGGGTGGATGATTGTTGCATTCCTCATTGCCAGCTATACATTTAAATGGGAGTAA
- a CDS encoding DUF2975 domain-containing protein → MMKRETLFLKLVVILIGIPILALCIFWLPWVAGEINKHLTTFWLYPALVGLYGSTLPFFAALYQAFKLLTYMDKNHAFSELSVTALRRIKYCAITICILQTAVIPLLYMIAELDDAPGLIIMGLIIPFASLVIAVFAAVLQKLLNNAIDIKTENDLTV, encoded by the coding sequence ATGATGAAACGGGAAACGCTTTTTCTGAAGCTCGTAGTTATTCTGATTGGAATTCCGATACTTGCATTATGTATCTTTTGGCTGCCTTGGGTCGCTGGTGAAATCAATAAGCATTTGACGACTTTTTGGTTGTACCCTGCTTTAGTAGGGCTATATGGATCAACCCTTCCATTCTTTGCCGCCTTGTACCAGGCATTTAAACTGCTCACCTATATGGACAAGAACCATGCTTTCTCGGAGTTATCTGTCACAGCATTACGGCGTATCAAATACTGTGCCATTACAATTTGCATCCTGCAAACGGCCGTGATACCCCTGTTATACATGATCGCAGAGCTGGACGACGCTCCGGGTCTTATTATCATGGGATTGATTATTCCATTCGCTTCACTTGTGATCGCAGTGTTTGCCGCTGTCCTGCAGAAGCTCTTGAACAATGCTATCGATATAAAAACAGAAAATGACCTGACGGTTTGA
- a CDS encoding PIN domain-containing protein — protein MKTNRNGKVFVDANILIHAATFKSADVFSWIDSLYEDIYIHQEVLDELLVSDVRKKVQGYLDQGTWELFQS, from the coding sequence ATGAAGACGAATCGTAATGGAAAAGTGTTTGTTGATGCAAATATATTGATTCATGCAGCAACTTTTAAATCAGCTGACGTATTTTCATGGATTGATTCTTTGTATGAAGATATCTACATCCATCAAGAAGTATTAGATGAATTATTAGTATCAGATGTCAGAAAAAAAGTACAGGGTTATTTGGATCAAGGAACGTGGGAGCTTTTTCAATCCTGA
- a CDS encoding DUF2975 domain-containing protein, whose amino-acid sequence MKHVRGSTTFLKIVLLAMGIAVLALCIFVLPGIAGRDAEAHPETAYLQYPFLICAYLLCMPLFSALYQACKLLTYVEKGKTFSGGSVRALQIIKRCAITIIVCVAAGLLFGILWIGGDIAGVVMLVFICITVSSIIAACASIFQKVLQDAIDLQSQLDQTVII is encoded by the coding sequence ATGAAACATGTGCGAGGTTCAACCACTTTTTTAAAGATCGTCCTTCTTGCCATGGGAATCGCAGTACTTGCCTTGTGTATATTCGTACTGCCAGGGATCGCCGGCCGAGATGCGGAGGCACATCCAGAGACAGCTTACTTGCAATATCCGTTCTTAATCTGTGCCTATTTACTGTGCATGCCCTTGTTTAGTGCGCTGTATCAAGCATGTAAGCTTCTGACCTATGTGGAAAAAGGAAAGACTTTCTCGGGAGGGTCTGTTAGAGCGCTGCAGATTATAAAGCGCTGTGCGATTACCATTATTGTGTGCGTCGCAGCCGGATTATTGTTCGGGATCCTATGGATCGGAGGAGACATTGCAGGGGTTGTCATGCTTGTATTTATATGCATAACGGTGTCAAGCATCATTGCGGCATGCGCGTCAATTTTTCAGAAAGTTTTACAGGATGCCATCGATCTTCAATCACAACTTGATCAAACCGTGATAATATGA